The proteins below are encoded in one region of Syntrophotalea carbinolica DSM 2380:
- the cobI gene encoding precorrin-2 C(20)-methyltransferase → MSIKTKECQPGHFYAVGVGPGSPDLITLRAARLIQSADTVIVPRSELAKESLALITIRDLIDQQEVIEHVYPMKRDSARTRTCWAEVAAEIATRIDAGKSVVQVTIGDPMIYSTSSYLIESLVEMLPPEHIHVVPGISAFQATAALLVEPLTLQEDRLTMMPATDMPAIGRALDTCETLVLYKVGPRLQQLGALLQERNLIHQARLACYVEQNGREVIFRDFREALSDESHGYMSTVIVRVGRRSWEQNTAAQEVA, encoded by the coding sequence ATGTCCATCAAAACCAAAGAGTGTCAACCCGGCCACTTCTACGCCGTAGGTGTCGGCCCCGGCTCTCCCGATCTGATCACCCTGCGGGCTGCCCGCCTTATCCAGTCCGCCGATACGGTGATCGTGCCCCGCTCGGAGCTGGCAAAAGAGAGCCTCGCCCTGATCACCATCCGCGACCTGATCGACCAACAGGAGGTCATCGAGCACGTTTACCCCATGAAACGCGACTCAGCCCGGACGCGGACCTGCTGGGCCGAAGTAGCCGCGGAAATCGCGACGCGCATCGATGCCGGAAAATCGGTGGTACAGGTCACCATTGGCGATCCGATGATCTACAGCACCAGTTCCTATCTGATCGAAAGTCTTGTTGAAATGTTGCCCCCGGAGCACATTCACGTGGTCCCCGGCATCAGCGCCTTCCAGGCGACCGCCGCCTTGCTGGTGGAACCGCTGACCCTGCAGGAAGATCGTCTGACCATGATGCCCGCCACCGACATGCCCGCCATCGGACGCGCACTCGATACCTGTGAAACCCTGGTGCTCTACAAAGTCGGACCGCGTCTGCAACAACTGGGCGCCCTGCTCCAGGAACGTAACCTGATCCATCAGGCCCGTCTGGCCTGCTATGTGGAGCAAAACGGTCGCGAGGTCATTTTCCGTGATTTCCGCGAAGCGCTTAGCGACGAAAGCCACGGTTACATGTCGACGGTCATCGTCCGCGTAGGCCGCCGGTCCTGGGAGCAAAACACGGCGGCCCAGGAGGTGGCCTGA
- a CDS encoding cob(I)yrinic acid a,c-diamide adenosyltransferase, translating to MNDKPRILIFTGDGKGKTTAAMGMVLRASSHGMRTKVVQFLKSDTGSGEIAALEKLPGVEFVRRGLGFVPKRRDDPRFNEHQRVALEGWALARDAVLSDNYDLVVLDEICGAIAAGLLEETSVTELLQQAPARLRLALTGRHATEALIALADTVTEMRCVKHGLQQGRPAQSGVEF from the coding sequence ATGAACGATAAACCACGCATCCTCATCTTCACCGGCGACGGCAAAGGCAAAACCACTGCCGCCATGGGCATGGTGTTGCGAGCCAGCAGTCACGGCATGCGCACCAAGGTCGTGCAATTCCTCAAATCGGACACCGGCAGTGGCGAGATCGCCGCTTTAGAGAAACTCCCGGGGGTAGAATTCGTACGCCGCGGGTTGGGTTTCGTACCGAAACGCCGCGACGACCCGCGTTTTAATGAGCATCAACGAGTTGCCTTAGAAGGATGGGCATTGGCCCGTGATGCCGTCCTGTCCGACAACTACGATCTGGTGGTTCTGGACGAGATCTGCGGCGCCATCGCCGCCGGACTGCTGGAGGAGACATCCGTGACCGAACTGCTGCAACAGGCACCGGCACGGCTACGCCTGGCCCTGACCGGCCGCCATGCAACGGAAGCACTTATCGCGCTGGCCGATACCGTGACCGAAATGCGCTGCGTCAAGCACGGCCTGCAACAGGGCCGACCGGCGCAATCCGGCGTGGAGTTCTGA
- a CDS encoding sirohydrochlorin cobaltochelatase codes for MSHLSRIIVCLLLFALCGCAMKESGTTVEKDTTMNQKSPAIVLVAFGTTSDKGRQVFDVIEQAARRRYPDHDIFLAFTSQTVVDRLHKRGIQVRNLEETLAVLQAQGYRQAVLQSLMIVPGQKDAEISQVPTGTLQATYGQALMATPEDIRAVAAAVNEDIAADRPTVFVTHGNSKHPRYNQALLAFAATIEAQSDSTFTCSVEGQPGLAKLPKARMQAEKAGAVHFVPLMLVAGDHIENDVLGDEPDSWKSLIGVPEASCSQPLGYNAGIRDIFFRHLDTAMTALQAVEG; via the coding sequence ATGTCCCATCTATCCAGAATCATCGTCTGCCTGCTGCTGTTTGCTCTGTGCGGCTGCGCGATGAAAGAGTCCGGCACCACCGTAGAGAAGGACACTACCATGAATCAAAAATCGCCGGCTATCGTGCTGGTCGCCTTCGGTACCACCTCGGACAAAGGCCGGCAAGTGTTCGACGTTATCGAGCAGGCGGCCCGCCGACGCTATCCGGACCATGACATCTTTCTGGCCTTCACCTCCCAGACGGTGGTCGACCGCCTGCACAAGCGCGGGATACAGGTACGCAATCTTGAAGAAACCCTCGCGGTATTGCAGGCACAGGGCTATCGCCAGGCGGTGCTGCAATCGCTGATGATCGTACCGGGCCAAAAGGATGCGGAAATCTCCCAGGTACCGACCGGAACCTTGCAGGCAACTTACGGACAAGCACTGATGGCCACCCCGGAGGATATTCGTGCCGTGGCCGCCGCGGTTAACGAAGACATCGCAGCGGATCGGCCAACCGTGTTCGTCACCCACGGCAACAGTAAACACCCCCGTTACAACCAGGCTTTGCTTGCATTTGCCGCAACCATCGAAGCGCAAAGCGACAGTACCTTCACCTGCAGTGTCGAAGGCCAACCCGGACTGGCCAAACTCCCCAAAGCACGCATGCAGGCAGAAAAAGCCGGCGCTGTCCATTTCGTGCCGCTGATGCTGGTCGCCGGCGATCATATCGAAAACGATGTCCTGGGCGACGAACCCGATTCGTGGAAAAGCCTCATAGGTGTCCCCGAGGCGAGCTGTTCGCAGCCGTTGGGCTACAACGCCGGTATCCGCGATATCTTTTTCCGGCACCTCGATACCGCCATGACCGCTTTGCAGGCAGTGGAAGGATAA
- the cbiD gene encoding cobalt-precorrin-5B (C(1))-methyltransferase CbiD: MAGLQGGFTTGACAAAAAKMAAALLCGEAISERISIPLLDGTRESLPLAYAHRLPDGAEAAVYKNAGDDPDVTNGALIIARVVASDKPLEFRAGEGVGIITKPGLALPPGEPAINPGPRLMIESAVREVTDRGLRVTIAIPDGKQLAERTFNPRLGIKGGISVLGTTGRVRPFSLEAVRKTMECSYNVACASGVRHPVLVPGHIGERAAHRHFQVTQEQVVEAGNEWGFMIDLVAQTPPSALLVLGHPGKLAKLPLGHWDTHSSRSASPVPSVRELATRILECPVAESTTVEGVFADLTAEQRQCLGDTLARALQIAVSHRLDHRAPVATALINLAGDMLGSCGDLTPWQ; the protein is encoded by the coding sequence ATGGCCGGCCTGCAGGGTGGATTCACCACCGGCGCCTGTGCTGCAGCAGCGGCCAAAATGGCCGCCGCCCTGTTATGCGGCGAGGCGATTTCCGAAAGGATAAGCATCCCGCTGCTGGACGGCACTCGCGAATCGCTGCCCCTGGCTTATGCGCACAGGCTGCCGGATGGAGCGGAGGCCGCGGTGTACAAAAATGCCGGTGACGATCCCGATGTCACCAATGGCGCGTTGATCATCGCCCGGGTTGTCGCAAGCGATAAACCTCTGGAATTTCGTGCCGGCGAAGGCGTCGGCATCATCACCAAACCCGGACTGGCATTGCCCCCCGGCGAACCGGCCATCAACCCCGGCCCCCGGCTCATGATCGAATCGGCAGTCCGTGAAGTGACAGATCGTGGACTGCGCGTCACCATTGCCATTCCGGACGGCAAACAGCTCGCCGAGCGCACCTTCAATCCCCGACTCGGGATTAAAGGCGGCATCTCGGTCCTCGGCACCACCGGCCGGGTGCGTCCTTTCAGCCTCGAGGCAGTCCGCAAAACCATGGAATGCTCCTACAATGTGGCCTGCGCTTCCGGCGTTCGCCATCCGGTGCTGGTGCCGGGGCACATCGGCGAGCGCGCAGCGCACCGGCATTTTCAGGTAACACAGGAGCAGGTGGTGGAAGCCGGCAACGAATGGGGCTTCATGATCGACCTTGTGGCACAAACGCCCCCCTCGGCTTTGCTGGTTCTGGGGCATCCCGGCAAACTGGCGAAGCTTCCCCTCGGGCATTGGGATACCCATTCGAGCCGTTCGGCCAGTCCGGTGCCCTCCGTCCGTGAGCTTGCGACCAGAATCCTTGAATGTCCGGTGGCCGAATCGACGACCGTGGAAGGGGTATTCGCCGACCTGACCGCCGAGCAGCGACAATGCCTCGGCGACACCTTGGCGCGAGCCCTGCAAATCGCCGTCAGCCATCGCCTTGACCATCGCGCACCGGTTGCCACGGCTCTCATCAATCTGGCCGGCGACATGCTTGGCTCCTGCGGAGATCTGACACCATGGCAATAA
- the cbpB gene encoding peptide-modifying radical SAM enzyme CbpB has protein sequence MNETKTFDNKASSRGIHFNTGNGPSLLPVSIDHPEYVALLDPDAAFWSLIQKDKLGEALCNESTFMQQFLSRRDEFLEEIDALRFGLKPSAVYFNPTDRCNLNCSYCYIPEDMRSDGKTMTPDELIKALGILKEYFKTTVPEGLKPQIIFHGAEPMMAREAVFAGIDAYLDDFRFGVQTNGTLLDDEAIEFLTSRNIGIGLSLDSHLEEICTRTRKTWEGDSVYAHVVRAMNKLKGYANFNVICTVTQENMDKLVEMVDFFHEHEVPICMLNQVRCTRQGARDIKPLDHEMAKYYLKALDRTYELYQKTGRKLVVANFANVLVSVVAPAARRLMCDISPCGGGRCFFALSASGDMFPCSEFVGVERFKGGNLYTDNIDEVLQTEAFRAVTERVVENIDPCKTCAIRHFCGSPCPAEAHEMNGGQNVPGAFCELYEEQVRYALRLIAEGKEDIYLWEDWDADTTTSIDLTSL, from the coding sequence ATGAACGAAACGAAAACCTTCGACAACAAAGCCTCCTCGCGTGGCATCCACTTCAACACCGGCAACGGCCCGAGCCTGCTGCCCGTCAGCATCGATCATCCCGAGTACGTTGCACTGCTCGATCCCGATGCGGCTTTCTGGTCCCTGATCCAGAAGGACAAACTGGGCGAGGCATTGTGCAACGAAAGCACGTTCATGCAGCAGTTTCTCAGCCGCCGCGATGAATTCCTCGAAGAGATCGACGCACTGCGCTTCGGCCTGAAGCCGTCGGCGGTCTATTTCAATCCCACCGACCGCTGTAATCTCAACTGTTCCTACTGTTATATCCCGGAAGACATGCGCAGCGACGGCAAAACCATGACCCCGGACGAATTGATCAAAGCCCTGGGTATCCTCAAGGAATACTTCAAAACCACCGTTCCCGAAGGCCTCAAGCCGCAGATCATCTTCCACGGCGCGGAACCGATGATGGCCCGCGAGGCCGTCTTTGCCGGTATCGACGCTTATCTGGATGATTTCCGTTTCGGCGTGCAAACCAACGGCACCCTGCTGGATGACGAAGCCATCGAATTTCTTACCTCACGCAACATCGGCATCGGCCTGTCCCTCGACAGCCACCTGGAAGAGATCTGCACCCGCACCCGTAAAACCTGGGAAGGCGACAGCGTCTACGCCCATGTGGTTCGCGCCATGAACAAACTCAAGGGATACGCCAATTTCAACGTCATCTGCACCGTAACCCAGGAGAATATGGACAAACTGGTGGAGATGGTGGACTTCTTCCACGAACACGAGGTGCCGATCTGCATGCTCAACCAGGTGCGCTGCACCCGCCAGGGCGCGCGCGACATCAAGCCCCTCGATCATGAAATGGCCAAATACTACCTCAAGGCCCTCGATCGCACCTACGAACTGTACCAGAAGACCGGCCGCAAACTGGTGGTGGCCAACTTCGCCAATGTGCTGGTCAGCGTCGTTGCACCGGCGGCCCGCCGCCTGATGTGCGACATCTCGCCCTGCGGCGGCGGTCGCTGTTTCTTCGCCCTGTCCGCTTCCGGCGACATGTTCCCCTGCAGCGAATTCGTCGGCGTCGAGCGCTTCAAGGGCGGCAATCTGTATACCGACAATATCGATGAAGTGTTGCAAACCGAAGCTTTCCGCGCTGTCACCGAACGCGTGGTGGAAAACATCGATCCTTGTAAAACCTGTGCGATCCGCCACTTTTGCGGCTCCCCCTGCCCTGCCGAAGCGCATGAAATGAACGGCGGCCAGAACGTCCCCGGCGCTTTCTGCGAACTCTATGAAGAGCAGGTACGCTATGCCCTGCGCCTGATCGCCGAAGGCAAGGAAGATATCTACCTGTGGGAAGATTGGGATGCGGATACGACGACCAGCATCGATTTGACGTCTTTGTAA
- a CDS encoding precorrin-8X methylmutase, protein MKPLIHDLLNNPLSGQQIEDRSFAIIDQETPAHAFTPEQWPVVRRMVHTTADFSLLDMVRFSSDAIEAACRALRSGAPIYADSNMIRSGLSQARLKKVCPTYQPESILCHVADSDIAAIARQKALPRSLFAVRKAANKLHGGIAVFGNAPVALLELNRMIQETGLRPALVIGMPVGFVHVVESKQELMEMGVPYITIEGRRGGSPLAVSVIHALCELALADSDKD, encoded by the coding sequence ATGAAACCGTTGATCCACGATTTACTGAACAACCCCTTGAGCGGGCAACAGATCGAAGATCGTTCCTTCGCCATCATCGATCAGGAAACTCCGGCTCATGCATTCACACCGGAACAATGGCCGGTGGTACGACGCATGGTACATACCACCGCCGACTTTTCCCTGCTCGACATGGTGCGCTTTTCGTCCGACGCCATTGAGGCGGCCTGCCGGGCACTGCGCAGCGGCGCCCCCATCTACGCCGATTCCAACATGATCCGCTCGGGGCTGTCGCAGGCGCGCCTGAAAAAGGTGTGTCCCACTTACCAGCCGGAGTCGATCCTGTGCCACGTGGCCGACTCCGACATTGCCGCCATAGCCCGCCAGAAAGCCCTGCCGCGCTCCCTGTTCGCCGTGCGCAAAGCTGCGAATAAATTGCACGGCGGCATCGCAGTATTCGGCAACGCACCGGTCGCACTGCTGGAACTCAATCGAATGATCCAGGAAACCGGTCTGCGGCCGGCACTGGTCATCGGCATGCCGGTCGGTTTTGTCCACGTGGTGGAGAGTAAGCAGGAATTGATGGAAATGGGTGTGCCCTATATCACCATCGAAGGGCGACGCGGCGGTTCGCCGCTGGCGGTCAGCGTGATTCACGCGCTGTGTGAGTTGGCGTTAGCAGACAGTGACAAAGATTGA
- the cbiE gene encoding precorrin-6y C5,15-methyltransferase (decarboxylating) subunit CbiE, with product MAITDQPITIVGCGPGGSAYLTDAARQAVNRADILIGANRLLALFPEAKGKRVVVGADIAAALEFMDTHIGHTPMVVLVTGDPGMHSLARPVVRHFGRKLCRIIPGISSVQAAFAAAGLDWMDARILSAHGALPDIDHSELDTVDKIAVLAGSPAALRWIAALAEHLAPRWVLVCEELTLPGETVTQVTASDLVTMQASSRTVVLLVRPDVWDV from the coding sequence ATGGCAATAACAGACCAACCCATTACCATCGTCGGCTGCGGCCCGGGCGGATCCGCATATCTGACCGATGCCGCCCGACAGGCCGTAAACAGGGCGGATATTTTGATCGGCGCGAACCGCCTGCTGGCGCTTTTCCCGGAAGCTAAGGGCAAACGGGTTGTGGTGGGAGCCGACATCGCTGCCGCCCTCGAATTCATGGATACCCACATCGGGCACACACCGATGGTGGTGCTGGTGACCGGCGACCCCGGCATGCACAGTCTGGCCCGGCCCGTAGTGCGCCACTTCGGACGGAAGCTTTGTCGCATTATCCCCGGCATCAGCTCCGTACAGGCCGCTTTCGCCGCCGCCGGCCTCGACTGGATGGATGCCCGCATCCTCAGCGCCCACGGAGCGCTACCGGACATCGATCACTCCGAACTCGACACAGTGGACAAAATCGCCGTGCTGGCCGGATCACCCGCCGCCCTGCGCTGGATCGCCGCATTGGCGGAACATCTTGCCCCGCGTTGGGTTCTGGTCTGCGAGGAACTCACCCTGCCCGGCGAAACCGTTACCCAGGTTACGGCCAGCGACCTGGTAACAATGCAAGCCAGCTCCAGAACGGTGGTGCTGTTGGTGCGACCGGATGTGTGGGATGTTTGA
- the cbpA gene encoding modified peptide precursor CbpA, with amino-acid sequence MKQKRKEVIAYRKSCAANGTGLSHYILMDKKTN; translated from the coding sequence ATGAAGCAAAAGCGTAAAGAAGTCATTGCCTACCGCAAATCCTGCGCGGCAAACGGTACCGGTCTTTCCCATTACATCTTGATGGACAAGAAGACCAACTAA
- a CDS encoding nucleoside recognition protein, protein MQRAMLLLLVVLTLNLGSVGFALPVAAAEQSTTTEVGVSKPDRIQAEGERGRALEQARSQARKKPSAYSSWKRKLPFWPRKGVLLIELALIIAAGILLGQVLEVAGWIGTLSVLAWPLIRLGRLPRATAPAFIMAFQSGAVANSMLVSYRDQGVINNRHLYTSVLVVSCISLFAHLPTFIVPLGFAFGWMATGALFGVRMAAIGLEIVLVLMVSSWLSQRWNEDRDGFNIASSANVDGRRLERPVFASTDFWRKVWKRSRRTIRRLLLYVVPTFAAMALLEQYRVFDYLAAWLPSVFKPAFLPPQAVAIIPAQAVNMYNGAIAAANFIDAGSLSIKQAVTVILLGSVITAPIRTLRHALPTYLATLGARPGLVMAVSAQVLRVCFVLLCTWVMIVVW, encoded by the coding sequence ATGCAACGCGCTATGTTACTGCTGCTGGTCGTGTTGACGCTGAACTTAGGATCAGTCGGCTTCGCCTTACCTGTTGCCGCCGCGGAACAATCGACAACAACCGAAGTCGGTGTTTCAAAACCTGACAGAATACAAGCCGAGGGGGAGCGCGGCCGCGCCCTGGAGCAAGCCCGCAGCCAGGCCAGAAAAAAACCTTCGGCCTACAGCAGCTGGAAACGAAAGCTCCCCTTCTGGCCGCGCAAGGGCGTGTTGCTTATTGAGCTGGCCCTGATCATTGCCGCCGGCATCCTCCTTGGCCAGGTCCTTGAAGTCGCCGGGTGGATCGGCACCCTGTCGGTGCTGGCCTGGCCGTTGATCCGTCTGGGACGTCTGCCCCGTGCGACGGCGCCGGCCTTCATCATGGCCTTCCAGTCGGGCGCGGTGGCCAACAGCATGCTGGTCTCGTATCGGGATCAAGGCGTCATCAACAACCGCCACCTTTACACCTCGGTATTGGTGGTGTCCTGCATCTCGCTGTTTGCTCACCTGCCGACCTTTATCGTGCCTCTCGGTTTCGCTTTCGGTTGGATGGCCACCGGTGCCCTGTTCGGAGTCAGGATGGCCGCCATCGGCCTGGAAATCGTGCTGGTGCTGATGGTTTCGAGCTGGCTCAGCCAACGCTGGAACGAGGATCGAGACGGTTTCAACATCGCGAGTTCGGCCAATGTCGATGGCAGGCGACTGGAACGACCGGTTTTCGCCAGTACCGATTTCTGGAGAAAAGTCTGGAAACGGTCGCGACGCACCATCCGCCGCCTGCTGCTGTACGTGGTCCCGACCTTCGCAGCCATGGCTCTGCTGGAACAATACAGGGTTTTCGACTACCTGGCCGCGTGGCTGCCGAGTGTGTTCAAACCCGCCTTTTTACCCCCACAGGCCGTGGCCATCATCCCGGCGCAAGCGGTCAATATGTATAACGGCGCCATCGCAGCAGCCAATTTCATCGATGCCGGCAGCCTGTCCATCAAGCAGGCCGTCACCGTTATCCTGCTCGGTTCGGTGATCACCGCGCCCATACGAACCCTGCGCCACGCCTTGCCCACCTACCTGGCCACCCTCGGCGCCCGGCCCGGCCTGGTGATGGCGGTCAGTGCGCAGGTGTTAAGGGTTTGTTTCGTGCTTCTTTGTACCTGGGTGATGATCGTTGTTTGGTAG
- a CDS encoding cobalt-precorrin 5A hydrolase, whose translation MSIALVSLSAEGLNVARRLAPYFCDVEIHVHDSVEGATESHRFSKVADLTRGLFGRCKGIVYIMPSGVAVRAIVPLVEHKLRDPAVVVVDVLGRWAVSLLCGHEGGANALTLQIANLLEAEPVITTTSEAAKNLIVGIGCRRGTPADTIVAAITEGLVLRGHRPDEVRYLASADLKADEAGLLEAAERLDIPLRLISGAEIRASGRMFHSSAFVQDKVALPAVAEPAALLAGRRTQLILPKTIIKNVTVAIARENCSWSASDPATDSTGPAVPSKP comes from the coding sequence ATGAGTATCGCCCTGGTTTCACTATCTGCCGAAGGGTTGAACGTTGCCCGCAGGCTGGCTCCGTATTTTTGTGACGTCGAAATCCATGTGCATGATTCCGTCGAAGGGGCAACGGAGTCTCACAGGTTTAGCAAGGTGGCCGATCTCACCCGCGGCCTGTTCGGCCGCTGCAAGGGCATCGTCTACATCATGCCCAGCGGCGTGGCGGTGCGGGCTATCGTCCCCCTGGTCGAACACAAGCTGCGCGACCCTGCGGTAGTGGTGGTCGATGTGTTGGGTCGCTGGGCAGTGAGCCTGCTGTGCGGACATGAAGGGGGTGCCAATGCCCTGACCCTGCAGATTGCCAACCTGCTGGAGGCCGAACCGGTCATCACCACCACTTCGGAGGCCGCCAAAAACCTGATCGTCGGCATCGGCTGCCGTCGCGGCACCCCGGCCGACACCATCGTGGCCGCCATTACGGAGGGCCTGGTACTGCGCGGACACCGTCCGGACGAGGTGCGCTATCTCGCTTCGGCGGATCTCAAAGCCGACGAAGCGGGGCTTCTGGAAGCCGCCGAACGCCTCGACATCCCCTTGCGGCTGATTTCGGGAGCCGAAATCCGCGCCAGCGGCCGCATGTTCCATTCATCCGCGTTTGTACAGGACAAGGTCGCTTTGCCGGCCGTAGCCGAGCCTGCCGCCCTGCTGGCGGGAAGGAGGACCCAATTAATACTACCGAAAACCATCATCAAGAATGTCACCGTGGCCATCGCCCGGGAAAACTGTTCGTGGTCGGCATCGGACCCGGCAACCGACTCGACCGGACCCGCCGTGCCGAGCAAGCCATAG
- the cobM gene encoding precorrin-4 C(11)-methyltransferase, which translates to MKVYFIGAGPGDPELVTLKAKRLLSSCPICIYAGSLVNPAVLEHLPASAERHDSAVMSLDEMAVLFENARQRDLDVIRLHSGDPSIYGAIREQMNELDRLGIGYEVIPGVSSFQAAAAALCTELTAPEISQTIILTRTAGRTPMPEDQDLLKLAKSNATLCIFLSAHKIGEVADTLSEPYGSQCPVAVVYHASWPDQLVLRGTLADIGSQADAAGITKTAMIVVGWALSRDIPVSKLYDAGFSHEYRQAKSS; encoded by the coding sequence ATGAAAGTCTACTTCATCGGCGCCGGCCCCGGCGATCCCGAACTCGTCACCCTCAAGGCCAAACGCCTGCTGAGTTCCTGCCCGATCTGCATCTATGCCGGCTCGCTGGTCAACCCGGCGGTGCTTGAGCACCTCCCGGCAAGTGCTGAACGGCACGATTCCGCCGTTATGAGTTTGGATGAAATGGCGGTGCTGTTCGAAAACGCCCGGCAGCGCGACCTCGACGTGATCCGTCTCCACTCCGGCGACCCGTCGATCTACGGTGCCATCCGCGAGCAGATGAATGAACTCGACCGGCTCGGTATCGGGTACGAAGTTATCCCGGGGGTCAGTTCGTTCCAGGCGGCGGCCGCGGCCCTGTGCACGGAACTGACGGCGCCGGAAATCTCCCAGACCATCATTCTCACCCGTACGGCGGGACGCACGCCGATGCCGGAAGACCAGGATCTGCTGAAACTGGCCAAGAGCAACGCCACCCTGTGCATTTTCCTGTCGGCGCATAAAATCGGCGAGGTCGCCGACACCCTGTCCGAACCTTACGGAAGTCAATGCCCCGTCGCCGTGGTCTATCACGCTTCCTGGCCCGACCAGCTGGTGCTGCGCGGCACTCTTGCGGATATCGGCTCACAGGCGGATGCCGCCGGCATCACCAAAACCGCCATGATCGTGGTGGGTTGGGCCCTGTCGCGGGACATCCCGGTGTCCAAGCTCTACGACGCCGGTTTTTCTCATGAATACCGTCAGGCCAAATCGTCATGA
- a CDS encoding cobyrinate a,c-diamide synthase, whose amino-acid sequence MSCPRLVIAGTSSGAGKTSLTLGLTAALRRRGLKVQTFKVGPDFLDPTWLSLASERPCINLDGWMCGERYVRDRFATATADADIAIVEGVMGLFDGADPAAAAGSTAEIARWLDAPVLLVVNAHGMARSLAALVKGYAEFDPDLHLAGVIANRCGSTRHGDWLSEALCAAGMPPLTGTVIRDSLPPLPSRHLGLVTADRQHLTSEALNTLADAVERQLDMPRILDLAEKVPATPGVAATASSTEGRPVRIGMAFDEAFHFYYPDNLQALEDAGATLVRFSPMHDDTLPADLDALLLGGGYPEEYADTLETNQTMRQAVADFAAADRPIYAECGGLMYLSEGIELRDGSRHAMTGALPFATRMLATRKRLGYAEVRHLAHGPFGPAGTCLRGHEFHYSEAIAEPAAPGWQSAWQVSYRRSNKPVAEGYQRGRLFASYVHTHFASRPGAARAFVDFCRGES is encoded by the coding sequence ATGAGTTGTCCGAGACTGGTCATCGCCGGCACCTCCAGCGGCGCCGGTAAAACATCCCTGACCCTGGGGCTGACAGCTGCTCTGCGTCGGCGAGGCTTGAAAGTCCAGACCTTCAAGGTCGGACCCGACTTCCTCGACCCGACCTGGCTGTCCCTGGCCAGCGAACGGCCCTGTATCAACCTCGACGGCTGGATGTGCGGCGAGCGCTATGTGCGAGACCGTTTTGCAACAGCCACCGCCGATGCGGATATCGCCATCGTCGAAGGGGTCATGGGGCTGTTCGACGGCGCCGACCCCGCCGCTGCGGCAGGCAGCACCGCCGAAATCGCACGCTGGCTCGATGCGCCGGTGCTGCTGGTGGTCAACGCTCACGGCATGGCCCGCAGCCTCGCAGCACTTGTGAAAGGTTATGCGGAATTCGATCCCGACCTGCATCTGGCCGGGGTCATTGCCAACCGCTGCGGCTCAACGCGTCATGGCGACTGGCTCTCGGAAGCCCTTTGCGCGGCCGGGATGCCACCCCTGACCGGCACGGTAATACGGGATTCCCTGCCGCCTTTACCAAGTCGCCACCTGGGTCTGGTCACCGCCGACCGCCAGCATCTTACCTCAGAAGCCCTGAACACTCTGGCCGATGCCGTGGAGCGACAACTGGATATGCCCCGCATCCTCGACCTGGCTGAAAAGGTGCCGGCAACTCCTGGTGTCGCCGCAACGGCCTCCAGCACCGAGGGGCGCCCGGTCCGCATCGGTATGGCGTTCGACGAAGCGTTTCACTTCTACTATCCGGACAATCTCCAGGCTCTGGAAGATGCCGGTGCGACTTTGGTGCGCTTTTCGCCGATGCATGACGATACCTTGCCTGCCGATCTGGATGCCCTGTTGCTGGGCGGCGGCTACCCCGAAGAATATGCCGACACCCTGGAAACCAATCAGACCATGCGTCAGGCTGTAGCCGACTTCGCCGCTGCCGACCGCCCGATCTACGCCGAATGTGGCGGACTTATGTACCTGTCCGAAGGGATCGAACTGCGTGACGGCAGTCGACATGCCATGACCGGCGCCCTGCCCTTTGCCACCCGCATGCTCGCCACCCGCAAGCGCCTTGGTTATGCGGAAGTCCGGCATCTTGCCCATGGACCTTTCGGTCCAGCCGGGACGTGTCTGCGCGGTCATGAATTCCACTATTCCGAGGCCATCGCCGAACCGGCCGCTCCGGGCTGGCAGAGCGCCTGGCAGGTCAGCTATCGCCGTTCCAATAAACCGGTAGCGGAGGGCTATCAACGCGGCCGCCTGTTCGCCAGCTACGTCCACACCCATTTTGCCAGCCGCCCCGGCGCGGCCCGGGCCTTTGTCGATTTTTGCCGAGGAGAATCATGA